Proteins from a genomic interval of Macadamia integrifolia cultivar HAES 741 unplaced genomic scaffold, SCU_Mint_v3 scaffold1370, whole genome shotgun sequence:
- the LOC122063587 gene encoding uncharacterized protein LOC122063587 → MVYFVSFDVMEPTGDSNSRSRDIASWPSVVSHYMLECVLKQYKSGKGGDNGLKNEQFIEIANQLKEKLFTSYDCEQVRNHFRIWKQRLRALSDLQKQSGLGWNASDMRFDASQHFWNDYRKKEQKYWKEHSVLPIHLEVGALLRKEMATGNDSTVPSEAATEVMMDVTGTHVEGIGNNDGVDYEPIEEEESVPSTPIGSTSRSRGRPRGSVNNGREKRKKGVAEKVVSPLKQIANSIEKMVMSESQSEFGRAIIDAVDAIPDLNF, encoded by the exons atggtgtattttgttagttttgatgtgatGGAACCAACAGGAGATTCTAATAGTAGGTCACGGGACATTGCTTCATGGCCTAGCGTCGTTTCTCATTACATGTTAGAGTGTGTATTGAAGCAGTACAAGAGTGGTAAGGGTGGAGATAATGGACTGAAAAATGAGCAGTTCATTGAAATTGCCAACCAATTGAAGGAGAAATTATTTACTAGTTACGACTGTGAACAAGTGAGAAACCACTTCCGGATTTggaagcaaaggcttagagcattgagtgacctacagaagcaaagtggattgggttggaatgcatctgatatgagatttgatgcttctcaacacttctggaatgattatagg aaaaaagaacaaaagtattggaaggaacatagtgtgctcccaattcaccttgaagttggagctttgctaaGGAAAGAGATGGCAACTGGGAATGATTCAACAGTCCCCTCTGAAGCTGCTACTGAAGTTATGATGGACGTGACAGGTACTCATGTTGAGGGAATAGGGAACAATGATGGTGTTGACTATgaacctattgaagaagaagaaagtgttccttccacTCCCATTGGTAGTACCAGCCGTTCGCGAGGAAGACCTCGTGGGTCCGTCAATAATggcagagaaaagaggaagaagggtgtagctgaaaaggtggtaagtccaTTGAAACAGATTGCTAACTCAATCGAGAAGATGGTAATGAGTGAATCTCAGTCTGAATTTGGGAGAGCCATTATAGATGCTGTTGATGCCATTCCAGACCTCAATTTTTAA